A single window of Engraulis encrasicolus isolate BLACKSEA-1 chromosome 20, IST_EnEncr_1.0, whole genome shotgun sequence DNA harbors:
- the LOC134435828 gene encoding uncharacterized protein LOC134435828 has translation MGISSQSALWAVLRAAGGGYAVTGTAAQAIAEAQWLVMSAAYPDALALAEHTGAFGLALLLCCATMGIALWSTALGIGMATAASGLMNRLGASGLGGMLGRVVKVLGESSLARMLRENSILRTLRESKLVTTLGVNNLLRNLGRMVGGVVKILRESCLLRTIRDSRFLRTIRDSHLLRTIRDSRLLSMLGLEAVSMSCTGPLVVLGASGAGALLGATAESASGAWALLGATAESVLQWGSQELIAGPCVVLLVVLCIVMRVHWLFITQLIVFLITHFIVMFLGMVVSFAHPGAYILVLIMLYFGTDFPAWLCTLPQKILSLLTGQLPPRSSTPNSAPPDSPHFLLYTFCAAVTFAGLLTGVTAFFLTYRQKRQQATAVLLCSCGHVAPLCATILGAVMGIYFLLGLNTWEAEHLAAGAVAATILALEGVRVLLGALGPCATAGLLVGVSSAAGLALEAAVIAAKMRHGGAGAAGALLGALGGAVLGAISLSQGRKMLLLSVTAAVSAMPNMERVASLGYGGGTGLGEARVNVVVNAVFLGLAAFGMGALGLGFITMGISGDFGFIMAVGGGSVAVTCFLVFTVVDFSS, from the exons aTGGGAATAA GCAGCCAATCAGCGTTGTGGGCGGTGCTGCGGGCGGCGGGGGGAGGGTATGCAGTGACGGGCACCGCTGCCCAGGCCATAGCTGAGGCGCAGTGGCTCGTCATGAGTGCCGCCTATCCAGACGCCCTGGCCTTGGCAGAGCACACGGGGGCGTTCGGGCTggcactgctgctgtgctgtgccacgaTGGGCATCGCGCTGTGGAGCACCGCGCTGGGCATCGGGATGGCAACCGCAGCCAGCGGCCTGATGAATAGACTTGGAGCCAGTGGTCTTGGAGGGATGCTTGGACGAGTTGTGAAGGTGCTCGGAGAAAGCAGCCTAGCAAGAATGCTCAGGGAGAACAGCATCTTAAGGACACTCAGAGAAAGTAAACTTGTAACGACACTTGGAGTGAACAACCTATTAAGGAACCTTGGAAGGATGGTTGGAGGGGTTGTCAAGATACTTAGGGAAAGCTGCCTCTTAAGGACAATCAGAGATAGCCGCTTCCTGAGGACAATCAGAGATAGCCACCTCCTAAGGACAATCAGAGATAGCCGGCTCCTAAGCATGTTGGGACTGGAGGCTGTGTCCATGTCCTGCACGGGTCCCCTGGTGGTGCTGGGGGCCTCCGGAGCCGGGGCGTTGCTCGGGGCAACAGCTGAGTCGGCCTCAGGAGCCTGGGCGTTGCTCGGGGCAACAGCTGAGTCGGTGCTGCAGTGGGGAAGTCAGGAGCTCATCGCAGGACCCTGTGTTGTGCTGCTGGTAGTCCTATGCATTGTAATGAGGGTCCATTGGCTCTTCATAACACAGCTGATAGTCTTCCTGATCACACACTTCATTGTCATGTTTTTGGGGATGGTCGTAAGCTTCGCCCACCCTGGTGCCTACATCTTAGTGTTGATAATGCTGTACTTTGGGACGGACTTTCCGGCGTGGCTCTGCACGCTACCTCAGAAGATACTGAGTTTGCTCACTGGTCAGCTGCCCCCCAGAAGCTCCACCCCCAACTCTGCTCCTCCTGACTCCCCCCACTTCCTGCTCTACACCTTCTGTGCGGCGGTGACGTTCGCGGGACTTCTGACGGGTGTCACCGCGTTCTTCCTCACCTATCGACAGAAGCGGCAACAGGCCACGGCCGTGCTGCTGTGCTCCTGCGGTCACGTGGCCCCTCTGTGCGCCACCATCTTGGGAGCCGTGATGGGGATCTATTTCCTGCTGGGTCTGAACACCTGGGAGGCGGAGCACCTGGCAGCGGGGGCGGTGGCCGCCACCATCTTGGCTCTGGAGGGGGTGCGGGTTTTGTTGGGCGCGCTGGGTCCCTGTGCCACCGCGGGGCTCCTGGTCGGGGTGAGCAGTGCAGCTGGGTTGGCTCTGGAGGCGGCCGTCATCGCTGCGAAGATGAGGCACGGCGGGGCAGGGGCCGCGGGCGCACTACTTGGGGCACTAGGGGGCGCTGTTCTAGGGGCCATATCTTTATCCCAAGGCAGGAAAATGCTACTGCTGTCTGTGACGGCTGCTGTTTCTGCGATGCCCAATATGGAGAGAGTGGCGTCTCTGGGGTACGGAGGCGGCACTGGGCTCGGGGAGGCGAGGGTTAACGTTGTTGTGAACGCTGTGTTTTTAGGGCTGGCTGCCTTTGGCATGGGGGCGCTAGGGCTGGGGTTCATCACTATGGGGATCAGTGGGGATTTTGGGTTCATTATGGCTGTAGGTGGAGGCTCAGTGGCAGTCACATGTTTTTTGGTGTTTACTGTAGTAGACTTTTCATCTTGA